Proteins encoded in a region of the Malaciobacter mytili LMG 24559 genome:
- a CDS encoding NADH-quinone oxidoreductase subunit D has protein sequence MHKNEILVNANQIRETILKLKNNDGFNLLLDITVIDYLKYPDVTPSRFAVVYILRDRTFKKFITVKAFVDDNTLEVDTISDLFYSANWAEREAYDQYGIKFKGHQNLKRVLNHHQFVGHPLRKDYPVTKRQLCTETEDLMDEMTPLLKSYGYDESDFEDLMFLNVGPSHPASHGTIRNFLAMEGETIKACVTEIGYLHRGFEKACETHTYSQVIPYTDRLNYCSAILNNIGYSKAVEDMLGIDITPRAKMIRIVIGELSRIIDHLVCNAANMVDLGGLTNFWYLFAPRDKTYDLLSKLTGARLTNSYTRIGGLEFDLYEGFEEDLNEVIKEIEKGISDALSLVEHNRIFHDRTQDVGVIKDDFAISAGITGPNLRAAGVAFDLRKNAPYYGYENFEFDIVIGSHGDVYDRIMVKFEEIRQSIRIIKQAMKELPDGPLNVDHQGIFLPSKKDVYGNIEGLMNQFKLTFEGIKVPKGEYYGYTEGANGELGFHITSDGSGTPYKVKCRPPCFYSLGAYSKIVEGGMLADAVITMASMNFIAGEFDR, from the coding sequence ATGCATAAAAATGAAATTTTAGTTAATGCAAATCAAATTAGAGAAACAATTTTAAAATTAAAAAACAATGATGGTTTTAATCTACTATTAGATATTACTGTAATTGATTATTTAAAATATCCAGATGTTACTCCTTCAAGATTTGCTGTTGTTTATATTTTAAGAGATAGAACTTTTAAAAAATTTATAACTGTAAAAGCATTTGTAGATGATAATACTTTAGAAGTTGATACTATTTCTGATCTATTTTATAGTGCCAATTGGGCAGAAAGAGAAGCTTATGACCAATATGGTATAAAATTTAAAGGTCATCAAAATTTAAAAAGAGTATTAAATCACCATCAATTTGTTGGACATCCTTTAAGAAAAGATTATCCAGTTACAAAAAGGCAACTTTGTACTGAAACTGAAGATTTAATGGATGAGATGACTCCACTATTAAAATCTTATGGATATGATGAGAGTGATTTTGAAGATTTAATGTTTTTAAATGTTGGACCATCTCACCCTGCCTCACACGGTACTATTAGAAACTTTTTAGCTATGGAAGGTGAAACAATCAAAGCTTGTGTAACTGAAATTGGTTACTTACATAGAGGTTTTGAAAAAGCTTGTGAAACACACACTTACTCACAAGTAATTCCATATACAGATAGACTTAACTATTGTAGTGCAATTTTAAATAATATTGGTTATTCAAAAGCTGTTGAAGATATGTTAGGAATCGATATAACGCCAAGAGCTAAAATGATTAGAATTGTTATTGGAGAATTAAGTAGAATTATTGACCACTTAGTATGTAATGCTGCTAATATGGTTGATTTAGGAGGTTTAACAAACTTCTGGTATTTATTCGCTCCAAGAGATAAAACATATGATTTATTATCAAAACTAACAGGTGCAAGACTTACAAACTCTTATACAAGAATAGGTGGATTAGAGTTTGACTTATATGAAGGTTTTGAAGAAGATTTAAATGAAGTAATTAAAGAGATTGAAAAAGGTATTAGTGATGCTTTATCTTTAGTTGAACATAATAGAATTTTCCATGATAGAACACAAGATGTTGGTGTAATTAAAGATGATTTTGCAATTAGTGCTGGAATTACAGGACCAAATCTAAGAGCAGCTGGAGTTGCTTTTGACTTAAGAAAAAATGCTCCTTATTATGGATATGAAAACTTTGAATTTGATATTGTTATAGGAAGTCATGGAGATGTTTATGACAGAATTATGGTTAAATTTGAAGAGATTAGACAATCAATTAGAATTATTAAACAAGCTATGAAAGAGTTACCTGATGGACCACTAAATGTTGATCATCAAGGTATTTTCTTACCATCTAAAAAAGATGTATATGGAAATATTGAAGGATTAATGAATCAATTCAAACTTACTTTTGAAGGTATTAAAGTTCCAAAAGGTGAATACTACGGATACACTGAAGGTGCAAATGGTGAGTTAGGATTTCATATTACAAGTGATGGTTCAGGAACACCTTATAAAGTTAAATGTAGACCACCTTGTTTTTACTCTTTAGGTGCATATTCAAAAATAGTTGAAGGTGGAATGTTAGCAGATGCTGTTATTACAATGGCTAGTATGAACTTTATTGCAGGGGAGTTTGATAGATAA
- the nuoF gene encoding NADH-quinone oxidoreductase subunit NuoF: protein MLVKVVSKNFDIPNSHKLEVAKANGRYSSIEKLFTMTPDEVTKEVTLSGLRGKGGGGAPCGPKWELMPKNDPRPAYLIVNGDESEPGTFKDRQIFQYDPHLLIEGIICSCYAINAHDAYIYIRGEYKWFIDRLNEAIDEAYEAGIIGEKVMGHDFRVDITVHRGGGAYICGEKSALIESLEGKRGHPRLKPHGKECEWFFDNPATVNNVETIATVPFIVENGYQAYTAYGTEKSPGTMLFAMSGPVKNPGVYELAFGNKMIDVINQIGGGMKEGKKLKAVIPGGSSCPILTAQEVEKAVLDYESMWDIGSTLGTGGMMIIDDSMNMVEVAKNLIEFYHHESCGQCTPCREGCGWIDKVLARVLAGEGSEKDLDIILDVCETMNGKTVCVFAPAVKDIIKSIVQKFRHEFIKEFKNN from the coding sequence ATGCTAGTAAAAGTAGTAAGTAAAAATTTTGATATTCCTAATTCTCATAAATTAGAAGTTGCAAAAGCAAATGGAAGATACTCTTCAATAGAAAAACTTTTTACTATGACTCCTGATGAAGTAACTAAAGAAGTTACACTATCTGGACTAAGAGGAAAAGGTGGTGGTGGAGCTCCATGTGGACCAAAATGGGAATTAATGCCTAAAAATGATCCAAGACCAGCTTATTTAATAGTAAATGGAGATGAGTCAGAACCTGGAACATTTAAAGATAGACAAATTTTTCAATATGATCCACATCTTTTAATTGAAGGAATTATCTGCTCTTGTTATGCAATAAATGCCCATGATGCATATATTTATATAAGAGGTGAGTATAAGTGGTTTATTGATAGATTAAATGAAGCTATTGATGAAGCATATGAAGCTGGAATTATTGGTGAAAAAGTAATGGGACACGATTTTAGAGTTGATATTACTGTTCATAGAGGTGGTGGAGCATATATTTGTGGAGAAAAATCTGCACTTATTGAATCACTAGAAGGTAAAAGAGGACATCCAAGATTAAAACCACACGGTAAAGAGTGTGAGTGGTTCTTTGATAATCCAGCAACTGTAAATAATGTTGAAACAATTGCTACTGTTCCATTTATTGTGGAAAATGGTTATCAAGCATATACTGCATATGGAACTGAAAAATCACCTGGAACAATGCTATTTGCTATGAGTGGTCCAGTTAAAAATCCAGGTGTATATGAGTTAGCATTTGGAAATAAGATGATTGATGTTATCAATCAAATTGGTGGAGGGATGAAAGAAGGGAAGAAACTAAAAGCAGTTATTCCAGGAGGTTCATCTTGTCCAATTTTAACTGCACAAGAAGTTGAAAAAGCTGTACTTGATTATGAATCAATGTGGGATATTGGTTCTACTTTAGGTACTGGTGGAATGATGATAATTGATGATAGTATGAATATGGTTGAAGTTGCTAAAAACCTAATAGAATTCTATCATCATGAATCTTGTGGACAATGTACACCTTGTAGAGAGGGGTGCGGTTGGATTGATAAAGTTTTAGCAAGGGTATTAGCTGGTGAAGGAAGTGAAAAAGACTTAGATATTATCTTAGATGTTTGCGAAACAATGAATGGAAAAACTGTTTGTGTTTTTGCACCTGCTGTTAAAGATATTATTAAAAGTATCGTTCAAAAATTTAGACATGAATTTATAAAAGAATTTAAAAATAATTAA
- a CDS encoding NADH-quinone oxidoreductase subunit NuoE family protein has protein sequence MSKFKYTPENEEKFQKQLKRYPNSNSMMLPALWLVQEQEGWVSPEAMIFVADKLNKQPIEVYEFATFYTMFNLKPIGTYHIELCKTLSCMVMGSRDLKKFIKDTIGIGPGETSEDGLFHFSEVECLGACGGAPMFALNGQYHENQSVESLKKVIEECKNASKSSK, from the coding sequence ATGAGTAAATTTAAATATACACCTGAAAATGAAGAAAAATTTCAAAAACAGTTAAAAAGATACCCAAATAGTAACTCGATGATGCTACCAGCTTTATGGTTAGTTCAAGAGCAAGAAGGATGGGTAAGCCCTGAGGCAATGATTTTTGTTGCTGATAAATTAAATAAACAACCAATTGAAGTTTATGAGTTTGCAACATTTTATACAATGTTTAACTTAAAACCAATTGGAACTTATCATATAGAATTATGTAAAACTCTATCTTGTATGGTTATGGGAAGTAGAGATTTAAAAAAATTTATCAAAGATACAATAGGAATTGGTCCAGGTGAAACAAGTGAAGATGGACTATTTCATTTTAGTGAAGTTGAGTGTTTAGGTGCTTGTGGTGGAGCTCCAATGTTTGCTTTAAATGGGCAATACCATGAAAATCAATCAGTTGAATCATTAAAAAAGGTAATTGAGGAGTGCAAAAATGCTAGTAAAAGTAGTAAGTAA